In one Nocardioides luteus genomic region, the following are encoded:
- a CDS encoding oxygenase MpaB family protein, which yields MVFGVKTRKQLMKQYEPMADYGFLGPDSVAWKVWGHPTSYVLGFARSVTIEHFDPNLAAAVVQSGGVKYRPSTRYGRTLRYFAMQLFAGAEQTCRAADVLVKVHSKAIGHDPVTGGEYDANKPSSQLWIHMTAWHSILKCYEMFGPGRLSEDEEKQFWAECREIAKLQTIDPATVPTSRDEVHQYFEDWRPHLAASEAAQDMIHFIIPLKVALPPAMPAWQKALLAPTMWLMSKGVISTYPRYMREMANLRQGPLLDALVRIPNRLLHAVLFRSLNARLALFGLLAPQATPVAAPAILRVPPLSDKVWEVREAQAHFGFDVPSAAHPDLRAKQRERVFDKGESPSDEGLVESEQHIGTMDVHRAARA from the coding sequence ATGGTGTTCGGCGTCAAGACTCGGAAGCAGCTGATGAAGCAGTACGAGCCCATGGCCGACTACGGGTTCCTCGGGCCCGACTCGGTCGCCTGGAAGGTGTGGGGCCACCCGACGTCGTACGTCCTCGGCTTCGCGCGCTCGGTGACGATCGAGCACTTCGACCCGAACCTCGCCGCCGCCGTCGTCCAGTCCGGCGGTGTGAAGTACCGGCCCTCGACCCGCTACGGCCGCACCCTGCGCTACTTCGCGATGCAGCTCTTCGCCGGTGCCGAGCAGACCTGCCGGGCGGCCGACGTGCTGGTCAAGGTGCACTCGAAGGCGATCGGCCACGACCCGGTGACGGGTGGTGAGTACGACGCCAACAAGCCGTCCTCGCAGCTCTGGATCCACATGACGGCGTGGCACTCCATCCTCAAGTGCTACGAGATGTTCGGCCCGGGCCGTCTCTCCGAGGACGAGGAGAAGCAGTTCTGGGCGGAGTGCCGCGAGATCGCCAAGCTGCAGACGATCGATCCCGCCACGGTGCCGACCAGCCGCGACGAGGTGCACCAGTACTTCGAGGACTGGCGCCCCCACCTCGCCGCGTCGGAAGCGGCCCAGGACATGATCCACTTCATCATCCCGCTGAAGGTCGCGCTGCCGCCGGCGATGCCGGCCTGGCAGAAGGCACTCCTGGCGCCGACGATGTGGCTGATGAGCAAGGGGGTCATCTCGACCTACCCCCGCTACATGCGCGAGATGGCCAACCTCCGCCAGGGGCCCCTGCTCGATGCCCTCGTACGGATCCCGAACCGCCTCCTCCACGCCGTTCTCTTCCGCTCCCTCAACGCCCGGCTCGCCCTCTTCGGCCTTCTCGCGCCGCAGGCCACCCCGGTCGCGGCGCCGGCCATCCTCCGTGTCCCGCCGCTGAGCGACAAGGTGTGGGAGGTGCGCGAGGCGCAGGCCCACTTCGGCTTCGACGTCCCGAGCGCCGCGCACCCCGACCTGCGGGCCAAGCAGCGCGAGCGGGTCTTCGACAAGGGCGAGAGCCCCAGCGACGAGGGCCTGGTCGAGTCCGAGCAGCACATCGGCACGATGGACGTGCACCGCGCGGCCCGCGCCTGA
- a CDS encoding TetR/AcrR family transcriptional regulator: MTPDTPPRPKRRYARRLPVEQRREHLLDAALRVIARDGYESVSIEAIAQEAEVTRPVVYSAYDGLEPLLHALLDRTQRRALASALRLMPQPGGDQDVAEWALDAFAALLDIVRKEPDVWRPVLGLTRNAPAVVRDRIDATRDLIRGYLVDAFQEGLERHGDTKNESKEVDVDLLAHLTLVTAEEFARLTLEDPDRYDKDRLMATIETLLSSFTDR; this comes from the coding sequence GTGACGCCCGACACACCTCCACGGCCGAAGCGCCGCTACGCACGCCGGCTTCCGGTCGAGCAGCGGCGCGAGCATCTCCTCGACGCGGCTCTGCGGGTGATCGCGCGCGACGGCTACGAGTCGGTCTCCATCGAGGCGATCGCGCAGGAGGCCGAGGTCACCCGCCCCGTCGTCTACAGCGCGTACGACGGCCTCGAGCCGCTCCTCCACGCGCTCCTCGACCGCACGCAGCGCCGTGCCCTCGCCTCTGCCCTCCGCCTGATGCCGCAGCCCGGGGGCGACCAGGACGTCGCCGAGTGGGCACTCGATGCGTTCGCCGCCCTGCTGGACATCGTGCGCAAGGAGCCCGACGTGTGGCGCCCGGTGCTCGGCCTGACCCGCAACGCGCCCGCCGTCGTACGCGACCGCATCGACGCCACCCGGGACCTGATCCGCGGCTACCTCGTCGACGCCTTCCAGGAGGGCCTCGAACGACACGGTGACACCAAGAATGAGAGCAAGGAGGTCGATGTCGACCTCCTTGCCCACCTGACGCTGGTCACCGCCGAGGAGTTCGCCCGGCTGACCCTCGAGGACCCGGATCGCTACGACAAGGACCGCCTGATGGCGACCATCGAGACCCTGCTGTCCTCGTTCACCGATCGCTAG
- a CDS encoding DoxX family protein codes for MNIALWIVAGVFAFGYIVGGIVKQTMPYEKYAAKTGWAEDFTPGTVRFMGVVEVLGGVGLVLPGLVSVAPILVPVAASCMALYMAGAVTERIRRGEYKELVGDLVFLAAMVFIAWGRFAVEPF; via the coding sequence ATGAACATCGCGCTCTGGATCGTCGCCGGCGTCTTCGCCTTCGGCTACATCGTCGGCGGCATCGTCAAGCAGACGATGCCCTATGAGAAGTACGCCGCGAAGACGGGCTGGGCCGAGGACTTCACCCCCGGCACCGTGAGATTCATGGGCGTGGTGGAGGTCCTCGGTGGGGTCGGGCTCGTCCTCCCCGGGCTGGTGAGTGTGGCGCCGATCCTGGTGCCGGTCGCGGCTTCGTGCATGGCGCTCTACATGGCGGGGGCGGTGACCGAGCGGATCCGGCGCGGGGAGTACAAGGAGCTCGTCGGCGACCTGGTGTTCCTGGCGGCGATGGTCTTCATCGCGTGGGGGCGCTTCGCGGTCGAGCCGTTCTAG
- a CDS encoding N-acyl homoserine lactonase family protein — MASSDPISSVSVISTGSVAIRPEHVGPTRKNTYVWLFTSRQWTPPLPINVYVIEHRRGLVLFDTGQDRASVTDPDYFPGGLNGKVYSRLAKFEIAAEDTLTAGLQRLGHGTDDVRTAVISHLHQDHIGGLPHLGRSEIVVSRSEWDSLRRPLPEARGLMPRHIDLPGLSWNQVSFEGLGSDTVGPFDHGHDLYGDGSLVLLPTPGHTEGSLSLLVRRPQRAPLLMVGDLTYDDDLLKEGHLPGVGNKREMRTAADMVNRLREHLPGLVILPAHDPGAAARLAAAG, encoded by the coding sequence ATGGCATCCTCTGATCCGATCTCCTCCGTATCGGTCATCAGCACCGGGTCCGTGGCGATCCGCCCGGAGCACGTCGGCCCGACGCGCAAGAACACCTACGTCTGGCTGTTCACCTCGCGGCAGTGGACCCCGCCCCTTCCGATCAACGTCTATGTCATCGAGCACCGTCGCGGCCTGGTGCTCTTCGACACCGGTCAGGATCGCGCCTCGGTCACCGACCCCGACTACTTCCCGGGCGGTCTCAACGGCAAGGTCTACTCACGTCTGGCGAAGTTCGAGATCGCAGCCGAGGACACCCTCACGGCAGGCCTGCAACGCCTCGGCCACGGTACTGACGACGTACGAACCGCCGTCATCTCCCATCTCCACCAGGACCACATCGGCGGACTCCCGCACCTCGGTCGGTCCGAGATCGTCGTCAGCCGAAGCGAGTGGGACTCGCTGCGCCGGCCGTTGCCGGAGGCTCGCGGGTTGATGCCCAGGCACATCGACCTGCCCGGGCTCAGCTGGAATCAGGTGTCGTTCGAGGGACTCGGCTCGGACACCGTCGGCCCGTTCGATCACGGGCACGATCTGTACGGCGACGGTTCCCTGGTGCTGCTTCCGACCCCCGGTCACACCGAAGGGTCGTTGTCCCTTCTGGTTCGCCGACCGCAGCGGGCGCCGTTGCTCATGGTCGGCGACCTGACGTACGACGACGATCTCCTGAAGGAGGGACACCTGCCAGGCGTAGGGAACAAGCGCGAGATGAGGACCGCGGCCGACATGGTGAACCGGCTTCGCGAGCACCTACCCGGCCTGGTCATCCTTCCGGCCCACGACCCGGGCGCCGCCGCCCGTCTCGCCGCCGCAGGGTGA
- a CDS encoding SRPBCC family protein, which translates to MTFQLTSLIAAPPDTVFDYVADLRTMPQWYSAVESVDLLDGATPPAARYRVRRHLPTGDVENEVRTSAYVPGTEVAFTSISGPTPFSYRYLVTPRSTGAELGLIGSISGAGLPVPARLLGPLVEQLFKRGMQENLQKLTSILERTSPVSPAAHQKQETHDGIL; encoded by the coding sequence ATGACCTTTCAGCTCACCTCTCTGATCGCCGCCCCACCAGACACCGTCTTCGACTACGTCGCCGACCTGCGCACGATGCCCCAGTGGTACTCGGCGGTGGAGTCGGTGGACCTCCTCGACGGAGCGACGCCACCCGCCGCCCGCTACCGGGTCCGCCGCCACCTGCCGACCGGGGACGTGGAGAACGAGGTTCGAACCTCGGCGTACGTTCCAGGCACCGAGGTCGCCTTCACCTCGATCTCGGGCCCGACGCCGTTCTCCTACCGCTACCTGGTGACGCCGAGATCGACGGGCGCCGAGCTCGGGCTCATCGGCTCGATCAGCGGCGCCGGCCTGCCCGTTCCCGCACGTCTCCTGGGCCCGCTCGTCGAGCAGCTCTTCAAGCGCGGGATGCAGGAGAACCTCCAGAAGCTCACCTCGATCCTCGAGCGAACATCACCGGTCAGCCCGGCAGCGCACCAGAAGCAGGAGACTCACGATGGCATCCTCTGA
- a CDS encoding MarR family winged helix-turn-helix transcriptional regulator, whose amino-acid sequence MLAIQREGNKLFADHLRPLGLTPSQAEVLRVMSAHDSLTLSELGGLLVCETTASPSRLVDRLVAAGFVNREIGPSRRSVSLSLTDSGKELELKVRDAEEQLYASLTPLLDEGGLDSTLRSLRRVAEAFPAGRALARRKAI is encoded by the coding sequence GTGCTGGCGATCCAGCGCGAGGGCAACAAGCTCTTCGCGGATCACCTGCGCCCGCTGGGACTCACGCCATCGCAAGCGGAGGTCCTTCGGGTCATGTCGGCACACGACTCGCTGACGCTGTCGGAGCTGGGCGGCCTGCTGGTGTGCGAGACCACGGCGAGCCCCAGCCGGCTGGTCGACCGACTTGTCGCCGCCGGATTCGTGAATCGCGAGATCGGCCCCAGCCGCCGATCGGTCAGCCTGTCCTTGACCGACTCCGGCAAGGAGCTCGAGCTGAAAGTCAGGGACGCCGAGGAGCAGCTCTACGCCTCGCTCACCCCACTGCTCGACGAGGGCGGGCTCGACTCGACCCTACGTTCTCTGCGCCGGGTCGCCGAAGCCTTCCCGGCCGGGCGCGCGCTGGCCCGCAGGAAGGCCATCTGA
- a CDS encoding glycoside hydrolase family 3 protein: MSRLTPRRRCLVAVLAASLVLLPVMATPAPTAAAPAVASQDLDDMPFRNPELPVEQRVDDLLGRLTLDEKLSLLHQSQVAVPRLDIPYFKAGTEALHGVAWSNDIDNGWNQVLADRATVFPQAVGLASTWNPGLMRRVGSAVGDEARAYNTMNPEVWGLQLWAPVVNLLRDPRWGRNEEGYSEDPTLTSEMATAYGKGLSGDDPTYLKSAPVLKHFYAYNNETNRSASSSNVRAQLRHEYEYAAFKPAIEADAATGVMASYNEVNGRPTHVDRALNEDVRSWTDETLYNVSDAWGPHAVTQAQHFYDDETVAYAHVLKAGLDSFVVDNSDNKPMIATLKDALARDLITEADVDQAVTRVLTIRCRLGHFDPDGGPYAGTSPDVLNSPAHRRLNRQAAEEAVVLLRNDDDLLPLNAKRAKKVAVVGPLADTLYADWYGGTMPYEVTPLDGIRERLGDRAVVTGVEGLDRIALRDATSGRYLSATGTGSTDQVVGTRGEPGETAQWDVNEWMADVATLRNAGNGHYLTGNFGPFNTSATTPTGWYVQQQFEFEEQPDGTVLLRYAGYETNESWWSLGNYVTVAADGTVGTGTKDQAARFEREVLRDGAAQAAEAAAEADAVVAVVGSNPFVYGREVHDRASMALGGSQQDLIDAVQEANPRTAVVLESSYPVTMDEDPGAFLWTTHAGSETGNAVAATLFGDSNPSGRLTQTWYGSDADLPQDIFDYDIVKTGQTYLYFDGEPGYPFGHGLSYTDFRYSDLRVDSRRVGKNGKITVTVDVKNTGSRVGAEVVQLYSHQRTSRTARPLQELEDFSRVTLAPGQTRTVRFRIDADQLAHWDVTRERWAVERSTYDLMVGSSAEDIRQTTAVRVAGEVIPPRDLTVATKAENFDDYDDALLVPTTKERGTSVSAGDQQAWVKFAASGLGRPTKFTASVAKATQGAGTVEVRLGSPTGQLLASAPVAATGGEYDYTEVGVDTLLADVSGVRDVYLVLSPGVRIATFSLS; the protein is encoded by the coding sequence CTGTCACTGCTCCACCAGTCCCAGGTCGCCGTCCCACGTCTGGACATCCCCTACTTCAAGGCCGGCACCGAGGCGCTGCACGGGGTCGCCTGGTCCAACGACATCGACAACGGCTGGAACCAGGTGCTCGCGGATCGCGCGACCGTCTTCCCCCAGGCCGTTGGCTTGGCCAGCACGTGGAACCCCGGCCTCATGCGCCGCGTCGGCTCGGCCGTCGGCGACGAGGCCCGCGCCTACAACACGATGAACCCCGAGGTGTGGGGACTCCAGCTCTGGGCGCCGGTGGTCAACCTGCTCCGCGATCCTCGCTGGGGCCGTAACGAGGAGGGCTACTCCGAGGACCCGACCCTCACCAGCGAGATGGCGACGGCCTACGGCAAGGGTCTCTCCGGAGATGACCCGACCTACCTCAAGTCCGCGCCGGTGCTCAAGCACTTCTACGCCTACAACAACGAGACCAACCGCAGCGCCAGCTCGTCCAACGTCCGTGCGCAGCTTCGTCACGAGTACGAGTACGCCGCCTTCAAGCCAGCCATCGAAGCAGACGCGGCTACCGGCGTGATGGCGTCGTACAACGAGGTCAACGGCCGTCCCACACACGTGGACCGCGCCCTCAACGAGGACGTGCGCTCCTGGACCGACGAGACGCTCTACAACGTGAGTGACGCGTGGGGACCTCACGCAGTGACCCAGGCCCAGCACTTCTACGACGATGAGACGGTGGCCTACGCCCACGTGCTCAAAGCGGGCCTCGACTCCTTCGTCGTCGACAACAGCGACAACAAGCCGATGATCGCGACGCTCAAGGACGCTCTCGCCCGGGACCTGATCACCGAGGCCGATGTCGACCAGGCGGTCACTCGCGTGCTGACGATCCGCTGCCGGCTCGGCCACTTCGACCCCGACGGTGGCCCGTACGCCGGAACCTCGCCGGACGTCCTCAACAGCCCGGCTCACCGACGACTCAACAGGCAGGCTGCCGAGGAGGCGGTCGTGCTCCTCCGCAACGACGACGACCTGCTCCCGCTCAACGCGAAGAGGGCGAAGAAGGTGGCGGTCGTCGGCCCGCTCGCAGACACGCTGTACGCCGACTGGTACGGCGGCACGATGCCCTACGAAGTGACCCCGCTCGACGGGATCCGGGAGCGTCTCGGCGATCGCGCTGTCGTCACCGGCGTGGAGGGCCTCGACCGGATCGCCCTGCGTGACGCGACCAGCGGGCGCTACCTCAGCGCCACCGGGACCGGCAGCACGGACCAGGTGGTCGGGACCCGGGGTGAGCCCGGTGAAACCGCCCAGTGGGACGTGAACGAGTGGATGGCTGACGTGGCCACCCTGCGCAACGCTGGCAACGGCCACTACCTCACCGGCAACTTCGGGCCGTTCAACACGAGCGCCACCACCCCGACCGGCTGGTACGTCCAGCAGCAGTTCGAGTTCGAGGAGCAGCCTGACGGAACCGTCCTGCTCCGGTACGCCGGCTACGAGACCAACGAGAGCTGGTGGTCACTCGGCAACTACGTCACCGTCGCCGCGGACGGCACCGTCGGCACCGGCACGAAGGATCAGGCTGCCCGGTTCGAGCGGGAGGTCCTTCGCGACGGCGCCGCGCAGGCCGCCGAGGCAGCCGCCGAGGCGGACGCCGTCGTGGCCGTGGTGGGCAGCAACCCGTTCGTCTACGGACGGGAGGTCCACGACCGGGCCAGTATGGCGCTGGGTGGTAGCCAGCAGGACCTCATCGACGCGGTGCAGGAGGCAAACCCCCGGACCGCCGTGGTCCTGGAGTCCAGCTATCCCGTGACGATGGACGAAGACCCGGGCGCATTCCTGTGGACCACGCACGCCGGCTCGGAAACGGGCAACGCGGTCGCTGCCACCCTCTTCGGTGACAGCAACCCTTCGGGCCGCCTGACCCAGACGTGGTATGGCTCCGACGCCGACCTCCCACAGGACATCTTCGACTACGACATCGTCAAGACCGGCCAGACCTACCTCTACTTCGACGGCGAGCCGGGATATCCGTTCGGGCACGGCCTGTCCTACACCGACTTCCGCTACTCCGACCTCCGGGTCGACTCGAGGCGGGTCGGCAAGAACGGAAAGATCACGGTGACCGTGGACGTCAAGAACACCGGGTCCCGAGTAGGTGCGGAGGTCGTCCAGCTCTACAGCCACCAGCGGACCTCCCGGACGGCTCGCCCGCTGCAGGAGCTCGAGGACTTCAGCCGCGTGACGCTGGCTCCGGGCCAGACACGCACAGTCCGCTTCCGGATCGACGCCGACCAGCTGGCGCACTGGGACGTCACTCGCGAACGGTGGGCGGTCGAGCGGTCGACCTACGATCTGATGGTGGGATCCTCCGCGGAGGACATCCGGCAGACCACCGCCGTGCGGGTGGCCGGTGAGGTGATCCCGCCCCGGGACCTGACGGTCGCAACGAAGGCCGAGAACTTCGACGACTACGACGACGCGCTGCTCGTCCCTACCACCAAAGAGCGGGGCACCTCAGTCTCGGCTGGAGACCAGCAGGCGTGGGTGAAGTTCGCAGCCTCCGGGCTCGGCCGGCCGACGAAGTTCACGGCCTCAGTGGCGAAAGCGACCCAGGGTGCCGGCACGGTCGAGGTGCGACTCGGCTCGCCGACCGGGCAGCTGCTGGCGAGTGCGCCGGTAGCCGCAACCGGTGGAGAGTACGACTACACCGAGGTGGGCGTCGACACGCTGCTCGCCGATGTCTCGGGTGTGCGCGACGTCTACCTAGTGCTCAGCCCGGGTGTCCGGATCGCCACGTTCTCCCTCTCCTGA